In a single window of the Thermus amyloliquefaciens genome:
- a CDS encoding TetR/AcrR family transcriptional regulator: protein MDTRTRILQAARRAFAERGYAATRLDELAAELGLTKGAFYHHFPNKRALLEALLAESRAQARAALEGPGSLEERLLGYALAYREGVEPLAALATAQGGRGGEEEARLLAKEAMRREMAYLEAFFEARFPGRGRSLAALFSSMVHGAHMLERHLGGYRAEALLGEWIRVFVKGLSEGEEEA from the coding sequence ATGGACACCCGGACCCGCATCCTCCAAGCGGCCCGCCGGGCCTTTGCGGAGCGGGGCTATGCCGCCACCCGTTTGGACGAGCTGGCGGCTGAACTGGGCCTCACCAAGGGGGCCTTTTACCACCACTTCCCCAACAAGCGGGCCCTCCTGGAAGCCCTCCTTGCCGAGTCCCGCGCCCAGGCCCGGGCGGCCCTGGAAGGGCCCGGCTCCCTGGAGGAGCGCCTTTTGGGCTATGCCCTGGCCTACCGGGAGGGCGTGGAGCCCTTGGCGGCCTTGGCCACGGCCCAGGGGGGGAGAGGGGGGGAGGAGGAGGCCCGGCTTTTGGCCAAGGAGGCCATGCGCCGGGAGATGGCCTATCTGGAGGCCTTTTTTGAGGCGCGCTTTCCCGGGAGGGGCCGCTCCCTGGCCGCCCTTTTCAGCTCCATGGTCCACGGGGCCCACATGCTGGAGCGGCACCTGGGGGGGTACCGGGCGGAGGCCCTTCTGGGGGAGTGGATCCGGGTGTTCGTCAAGGGTTTGTCCGAAGGGGAGGAAGAGGCATGA
- a CDS encoding phytoene desaturase family protein, translating into MRAVVVGAGIGGLVAARLLQGAGWEVVVLEAHTYPGGLAGSFLHRGFLFPAGATLLSGFAPGGPLALLEDLLGLRLPVEPYPQGFPLMEVLLPRGRLLRPVGREAEGEVQRDFFGPRVLPFWRWQGERAGRLKALASRLPWPPEREEVPALLRLFPELLPLLPDLFRRVSRLAPEDPDFRLFLRAQLLIAAQTEDPYALYAALALDLPHLGPVRVLGGVGAVARALAEGLEVRYRARATRLLLREGRAYGVEVAYGGRRRGEREVVRGDLFLLNVPPEPLLGLPEGAPEDAWGAFALYGVLPFRVDPPFYRQNARERPFAFLSLFPEGEKTVFALSLHTPLALWEGLPLEAYRALKARWQEKALALGEALLSGLKEAELLFAATPRTYRRFAGRPWVGGYPQTHPFRFPRVRLLANVLRVGGGSFPGRASPPPSFPVCGRRGWPAGA; encoded by the coding sequence GTGCGCGCGGTGGTGGTGGGGGCGGGCATCGGGGGGCTGGTGGCGGCCAGGCTCCTCCAGGGGGCGGGGTGGGAGGTGGTGGTCCTCGAGGCCCACACCTACCCGGGGGGCCTGGCGGGGAGCTTTCTCCACCGGGGCTTCCTCTTCCCCGCGGGGGCCACCCTCCTTTCGGGCTTTGCCCCCGGGGGGCCCCTGGCCCTCCTGGAGGACCTCCTGGGCCTCCGCCTTCCCGTGGAGCCTTACCCTCAGGGCTTCCCCCTCATGGAGGTCCTCCTCCCCCGGGGAAGGCTCCTTCGCCCCGTGGGGCGGGAGGCGGAGGGGGAGGTCCAGCGGGACTTCTTCGGGCCGCGGGTCCTCCCCTTCTGGCGCTGGCAGGGGGAGCGGGCCGGGAGGCTCAAGGCCCTGGCCTCCCGGCTCCCCTGGCCCCCGGAGAGGGAGGAGGTCCCCGCCCTCCTCCGCCTTTTCCCCGAGCTTCTCCCCCTGCTTCCCGACCTCTTCCGCCGGGTCTCCCGCCTGGCCCCGGAAGACCCCGATTTCCGCCTCTTCCTCCGGGCCCAGCTCCTTATCGCCGCCCAGACGGAGGACCCCTACGCCCTCTACGCCGCCTTGGCCTTGGACCTGCCCCACCTGGGGCCCGTGCGGGTCCTGGGCGGGGTGGGGGCGGTGGCCCGGGCCTTGGCCGAGGGCCTGGAGGTCCGCTACCGGGCCCGGGCCACCCGGCTCCTCCTGCGGGAGGGGCGGGCGTATGGGGTGGAGGTGGCCTATGGGGGGAGGAGGCGGGGGGAGAGGGAGGTGGTTCGGGGAGACCTCTTCCTCCTCAACGTCCCGCCCGAACCCCTCCTGGGCCTGCCCGAGGGGGCACCGGAGGACGCCTGGGGGGCCTTTGCCCTCTATGGGGTCCTGCCCTTCCGGGTGGACCCTCCCTTCTACCGGCAAAACGCCCGGGAGCGCCCCTTCGCCTTCCTCTCCCTGTTCCCGGAAGGGGAAAAGACCGTCTTCGCCCTTTCCCTTCACACCCCCTTGGCCCTTTGGGAAGGGCTTCCTTTGGAGGCGTACCGGGCCCTCAAGGCCCGCTGGCAGGAAAAGGCCCTGGCCCTGGGGGAGGCCCTCCTCTCAGGCCTCAAGGAGGCGGAGCTCCTCTTCGCCGCCACCCCCCGCACCTACCGCCGCTTCGCGGGGCGGCCCTGGGTGGGGGGGTACCCCCAGACCCACCCCTTCCGCTTCCCCCGGGTGCGCCTCCTGGCCAACGTCCTCCGGGTGGGGGGGGGGTCTTTCCCGGGCAGAGCGTCCCCGCCGCCGTCCTTTCCGGTCTGCGGGCGGCGCGGCTGGCCTGCTGGGGCCTAA
- a CDS encoding SDR family NAD(P)-dependent oxidoreductase, with protein sequence MRVLVLGATGGLGKALSRLLRGEEPFLSGRRAEPLRALAAEVGGKALPADLEDELEAKALLEEAGPLDLLLHAVGRAGRAGVQEVGRDGLEGMLAAHLLTAAFALKYARFRPGARAVFFGAYPAYVRVPGFGAYAAAKAALEAYLEVARKELRRQDVRLVLVRLPAVATGLWTPLGGPPKGALAPEEAARRVLEGVLREPPPEVLEL encoded by the coding sequence ATGCGGGTTTTGGTGCTGGGCGCCACCGGGGGCCTGGGTAAGGCCCTCTCCCGGCTCCTCCGGGGGGAAGAGCCCTTCCTTTCTGGGCGCCGGGCCGAGCCCCTCCGCGCCCTGGCAGCGGAGGTGGGGGGCAAGGCCCTTCCCGCGGACCTCGAGGACGAGCTGGAGGCCAAGGCCCTCCTGGAGGAGGCAGGCCCCTTGGACCTCCTCCTCCACGCGGTGGGCCGGGCAGGGCGGGCAGGGGTGCAGGAGGTGGGGCGGGATGGGCTCGAGGGGATGCTTGCCGCCCACCTCCTCACCGCCGCCTTCGCCCTCAAATACGCCCGCTTCCGCCCAGGGGCCCGGGCGGTCTTCTTCGGCGCCTACCCCGCCTACGTGCGGGTGCCGGGCTTCGGGGCTTACGCCGCGGCGAAGGCCGCCCTGGAGGCCTACCTTGAGGTGGCCCGCAAGGAGCTGCGGCGCCAGGATGTGCGCCTGGTGCTGGTGCGCCTCCCCGCGGTGGCCACGGGGCTTTGGACCCCCCTTGGGGGCCCCCCCAAGGGGGCCCTTGCCCCGGAGGAGGCGGCAAGGCGGGTGCTGGAAGGCGTCCTCAGGGAACCTCCCCCTGAGGTGTTGGAGCTTTAG
- a CDS encoding flavin reductase family protein: protein MAQETPQAPYRAFFYPMRLALLSVGENFMPLAWWTPVSKNPPRFLFAMDRENHTLTLLRALGEAALAFLPWEERGWVVRSGYLSGRRVRKAERLGVALRPARRLGHTWVPEKALAVYELRVAELPLEGDHALFLGDVVHVEGSPQAKERPILFLGFRDYATLGERWRFRP from the coding sequence ATGGCGCAGGAAACCCCTCAAGCCCCCTATCGGGCCTTCTTCTACCCCATGCGCCTCGCCCTCCTCTCCGTGGGGGAGAACTTCATGCCCCTGGCCTGGTGGACCCCCGTGTCCAAGAACCCGCCACGCTTCCTCTTCGCCATGGACCGGGAAAACCACACCCTCACCCTCCTCCGGGCCCTGGGGGAGGCCGCCCTCGCCTTTCTCCCCTGGGAGGAACGGGGCTGGGTGGTGCGCTCCGGTTACCTTTCGGGGCGGAGGGTGCGCAAGGCGGAAAGGCTGGGGGTGGCCCTCCGCCCCGCGCGGAGGCTTGGGCACACCTGGGTCCCGGAGAAGGCCTTGGCGGTGTACGAACTCCGGGTGGCGGAGCTCCCCCTGGAGGGGGACCACGCCCTCTTCCTGGGGGACGTGGTCCACGTGGAGGGGTCCCCCCAGGCCAAGGAGCGGCCCATCCTCTTCCTGGGCTTTCGGGATTACGCCACCTTGGGCGAGCGCTGGAGGTTTAGGCCTTGA
- a CDS encoding YceI family protein, with protein sequence MRRLLPFLLPLLALAQAPYRVEGEARYRGFYTLGSWEAKNPTARGEVLWDGERASGRVCLEQAAWDSGIAERDKKALEILRAKDHPRACLYPQRARFEGSRFVVEGELELAGKRRPVRVEGELLGDPANGLFRGSFRTRFSEWDLERPRFLFLEVRDEVEVYLEARVRR encoded by the coding sequence TTGAGGCGGCTTCTCCCCTTTCTCCTCCCCCTTTTGGCCCTGGCCCAAGCCCCCTACCGGGTGGAGGGGGAGGCCCGCTACCGGGGCTTCTACACCCTGGGGAGCTGGGAGGCCAAAAACCCCACCGCCCGGGGGGAGGTCCTGTGGGACGGGGAGCGGGCCTCGGGCCGGGTCTGCCTGGAGCAGGCGGCCTGGGACTCGGGGATCGCGGAGCGGGACAAGAAGGCCCTGGAGATCCTCAGGGCCAAGGACCACCCCCGGGCCTGCCTCTACCCCCAAAGGGCCCGCTTTGAGGGAAGCCGCTTCGTGGTGGAAGGGGAGCTGGAGCTAGCGGGGAAGCGGCGGCCCGTACGGGTTGAGGGGGAGCTCCTGGGAGACCCGGCCAACGGGCTTTTCCGCGGAAGCTTCCGCACCCGTTTCTCCGAATGGGACCTGGAGCGCCCCCGTTTCCTCTTCCTGGAGGTGCGGGACGAGGTGGAGGTCTACCTGGAGGCCAGGGTGCGCCGATGA
- the uvsE gene encoding UV DNA damage repair endonuclease UvsE, translated as MIRLGYPCENLTLRASTNHTLRLASLTEERVRAKVAENLKDLERILRWNREAGFGLFRIGQHLVPFASHPHFPYDWAKAHGEELRRLGALARALGQRLSMHPGPYVNPGSPNPQVVERSLAELRYSARVLELLGAEDGVLVLHLGGTHGDREKALRRFVENLRGEKGVLRHLAVENDERLWGVEEVLRAAEALGVPAVVDTLHHALNPGRLSLGEALGLAFPTWRGKPKVHLASQDPSRRPGAHAFAVAEADWEGLLGALPAPADVMVEAKGKEGGCPGQPSRTPWAEKYP; from the coding sequence ATGATCCGCCTGGGCTACCCCTGCGAGAACCTGACCCTCAGGGCCAGCACCAACCACACCCTCCGCCTGGCCTCCCTTACGGAGGAAAGGGTCCGGGCCAAGGTGGCGGAGAACCTGAAGGACCTGGAGCGCATCCTCCGCTGGAACCGGGAGGCGGGCTTCGGCCTCTTCCGCATCGGCCAGCACCTGGTGCCCTTCGCCTCCCATCCCCATTTCCCCTACGACTGGGCCAAGGCCCATGGGGAGGAGCTCCGGCGGCTTGGGGCCCTGGCCCGGGCCCTGGGCCAGAGGCTTTCCATGCACCCCGGGCCCTACGTGAACCCGGGAAGCCCAAACCCCCAGGTGGTGGAACGCTCCCTGGCGGAGCTGCGCTACTCCGCCCGGGTCTTGGAGCTTTTGGGCGCGGAGGACGGGGTCCTGGTGCTTCACCTGGGGGGAACCCACGGGGATCGGGAAAAGGCCCTTCGCCGCTTCGTGGAAAACCTTAGGGGGGAGAAGGGGGTGCTCCGCCACCTGGCCGTGGAAAACGACGAGCGCCTTTGGGGCGTGGAGGAGGTGTTAAGGGCCGCCGAGGCCCTGGGGGTGCCCGCGGTGGTGGACACCCTGCACCACGCCCTGAACCCAGGGCGGCTTTCCCTGGGGGAGGCCCTAGGCCTGGCCTTCCCCACCTGGCGGGGGAAGCCCAAGGTGCACCTGGCGAGCCAAGACCCCTCGAGGCGCCCCGGGGCCCACGCCTTCGCCGTGGCCGAGGCGGACTGGGAGGGGCTTCTTGGGGCCTTGCCCGCCCCCGCGGACGTGATGGTGGAGGCCAAGGGGAAGGAGGGGGGCTGCCCCGGGCAGCCTTCCCGCACCCCCTGGGCGGAAAAATACCCTTGA
- a CDS encoding YeeE/YedE family protein → MDGTVRPQALPLLVFALLALALSYTVHQASGTRLLLAFWVAVLLGLALFHAKFGFASGFRRFLLTGESRLLRAHFLLFALACLLFFPFLVQGEAFGQAVQGFAVPVGLALLVGAFLFGVGMQLGDGCASGTLYHTGSGDTRGVLVLLGFMVGSLLGVFHLPFWQALPAWAPGSALTWFPSPYLGLALWLGLLGFLYLLVWAVERRRTGRVEPLFRKEATHPLFGPWSLAGGAAVLAVGSLLILLLLGRPWGVTAAFALWGGKLAQALGLPVLDWALFHNPAFAERLGESLLKDPTSVTNFGLFLGAFLGAGLGGALRFRDLRRIPLATHLGVFLGGVLMGYGARLAGGCNIGAYLGGTASFSLHGPLWGVFALLGTALGVRLRPACRLEVENWPQKSLPST, encoded by the coding sequence ATGGACGGGACGGTCCGACCCCAAGCCTTGCCCCTCCTGGTCTTCGCCCTCCTGGCCCTGGCGCTCTCCTACACGGTCCACCAGGCCTCAGGAACCCGGCTGCTCCTGGCCTTCTGGGTGGCGGTCCTCCTGGGCCTGGCCCTCTTCCACGCCAAGTTCGGCTTCGCCTCGGGCTTCCGCCGCTTCCTCCTCACGGGGGAAAGCAGGCTCCTCAGGGCCCACTTCCTCCTCTTCGCCTTGGCGTGCCTCCTCTTCTTCCCCTTCCTGGTGCAGGGGGAGGCCTTCGGCCAGGCGGTGCAGGGCTTCGCGGTGCCCGTGGGATTGGCCCTCCTGGTGGGGGCTTTCCTCTTCGGCGTCGGCATGCAGCTTGGGGACGGGTGCGCCTCCGGCACCCTGTACCACACGGGGAGCGGCGACACCCGGGGGGTTTTGGTCCTCCTGGGCTTCATGGTGGGCTCCCTCCTCGGGGTCTTCCACCTGCCCTTCTGGCAGGCCCTGCCCGCCTGGGCCCCGGGGAGCGCCCTCACCTGGTTCCCCTCCCCTTATCTGGGCCTAGCCCTTTGGCTGGGGCTCCTGGGCTTCCTCTACCTGCTGGTGTGGGCGGTGGAGAGGCGGCGCACGGGCAGGGTGGAACCCCTCTTCCGCAAGGAGGCCACCCATCCCCTCTTTGGCCCCTGGAGCCTGGCGGGAGGCGCCGCCGTGCTCGCGGTGGGCAGCCTCCTGATCCTCCTCCTGCTGGGGCGGCCTTGGGGGGTAACCGCGGCCTTCGCCCTCTGGGGGGGCAAGCTGGCCCAGGCCTTGGGCCTGCCCGTTTTGGACTGGGCCCTTTTCCACAACCCCGCCTTCGCCGAGAGGCTTGGGGAAAGCCTTCTCAAGGACCCCACCAGCGTCACCAACTTCGGCCTTTTCCTGGGGGCCTTCCTGGGGGCGGGCCTGGGCGGGGCGCTCCGCTTTAGGGACCTAAGGCGCATCCCCCTCGCCACCCACCTGGGGGTCTTCCTGGGGGGGGTGCTCATGGGCTATGGGGCCCGGCTGGCGGGGGGGTGCAACATCGGGGCCTACCTGGGGGGCACGGCCTCCTTCAGCCTCCACGGGCCCCTCTGGGGGGTCTTCGCCCTCCTGGGCACGGCCCTGGGGGTTCGCCTCCGCCCCGCCTGCCGCCTGGAGGTGGAAAACTGGCCCCAAAAGAGCCTGCCTAGCACCTGA
- a CDS encoding NAD-dependent epimerase/dehydratase family protein, with amino-acid sequence MRVLVVGGTGFVGRHVVARLLQGGHTPLVLSRTPGELPKGALHLLGDITREVPSLHGVEAAIYLAGIIRERGQTFRAVHVEGVRNLLQALKQAGVGRVLHMSALGARRGTGSRYYETKAEGEELVRSSGLSYAIFRPSLIFGPGDEFFGGVLRGLVCAPLPFVPLIGDGRFPFRPVHVGDVAEAFVQALERGLEGTFDLVGPREYTFRQLLELTMEVLGRRKPFLPIPLGLMDLLVPLLSLLPFAPLTRDQYLMLKGGNTAPFPEALRDLLPAPKALEEVLPTYLRC; translated from the coding sequence ATGCGTGTCTTGGTGGTTGGAGGCACCGGGTTTGTGGGCCGCCACGTGGTGGCCCGGTTGCTCCAGGGGGGGCACACCCCCCTGGTCCTTTCCCGCACGCCCGGGGAACTTCCCAAAGGCGCCCTCCACCTCCTGGGGGACATCACCCGTGAGGTTCCCTCCCTTCATGGGGTGGAGGCGGCCATCTACCTGGCGGGGATCATCCGGGAAAGGGGCCAGACCTTCCGGGCGGTGCACGTGGAGGGGGTGCGGAACCTCCTGCAGGCCTTGAAACAGGCGGGGGTGGGCCGGGTGCTCCACATGTCCGCCCTGGGGGCGAGGCGGGGCACGGGAAGCCGCTACTACGAGACCAAGGCGGAGGGCGAGGAGCTGGTGCGGAGTAGCGGCCTGAGCTATGCCATCTTCCGCCCAAGCCTCATCTTCGGCCCGGGGGACGAGTTCTTCGGCGGGGTGCTCCGGGGCTTGGTCTGCGCCCCCTTGCCCTTCGTGCCCCTCATCGGGGACGGCCGCTTTCCCTTCCGCCCCGTCCACGTGGGGGATGTAGCCGAGGCCTTTGTCCAGGCCTTGGAGCGGGGCCTCGAGGGGACCTTTGACCTGGTGGGGCCCAGGGAGTACACCTTTCGCCAGCTCCTGGAGCTCACCATGGAGGTCCTGGGGCGGCGGAAGCCCTTCTTGCCCATCCCCCTCGGCCTCATGGACCTGCTGGTGCCCCTCCTTTCCCTGCTTCCCTTTGCCCCCCTCACCCGGGACCAGTACCTGATGCTGAAAGGGGGGAACACCGCCCCCTTTCCCGAAGCCCTAAGGGACCTCCTCCCGGCCCCCAAGGCCCTGGAGGAGGTCCTCCCCACCTACCTCAGGTGCTAG
- a CDS encoding helix-turn-helix domain-containing protein has translation MKRFNRKEVVFLAGDRADTLYRLQTGLVRIVELLSDGRTLTLRHVLPGDYFGEEALEGKRYRYAAEAMTEVVVEGLDPRTMSHEALHQVVRNLARQMRRVQAYETHLQTGELRARIARYLLFLADTPASYRDERGLYVTASHEEIADATASTRESVSKILSDLRREGLIDTAYRKVYLLDLKALEQEAEGFLEAA, from the coding sequence ATGAAGAGGTTTAACCGCAAAGAGGTGGTGTTTTTGGCCGGTGACCGGGCGGACACCCTGTACCGGTTGCAGACGGGTCTGGTGCGCATCGTGGAGCTCCTTTCCGATGGGCGCACCCTCACCCTCAGGCACGTCCTTCCCGGGGATTACTTTGGGGAGGAGGCCCTGGAGGGTAAGCGCTACCGCTACGCCGCCGAGGCCATGACCGAGGTGGTGGTGGAAGGGCTGGACCCTAGAACCATGAGCCATGAGGCCCTGCACCAGGTGGTTCGGAATCTGGCCCGGCAGATGCGCCGGGTCCAGGCCTACGAAACCCACCTGCAGACGGGGGAGCTTAGGGCACGCATCGCCCGCTACCTCCTCTTCCTGGCCGATACCCCGGCTTCCTACCGGGACGAGCGGGGCCTGTACGTGACCGCCTCCCACGAGGAGATCGCAGACGCCACCGCCTCCACCCGGGAGTCGGTGTCCAAGATCCTCTCCGACCTGCGCCGGGAGGGCCTCATCGACACCGCCTACCGCAAGGTGTACCTTTTGGACTTGAAAGCCCTGGAGCAGGAAGCGGAGGGCTTTCTGGAAGCCGCCTAG
- a CDS encoding MerR family transcriptional regulator, producing MTRPGVYSIAEVEAMTGFSAEVLRQWERRYGFPKPERTPGGHRLYREEDVEALKVIRRWLEEGASPQVAIRRYLAQEARPEGLPQELLSALLAADLPRAEALFRRSVKLWGPEGALRGALVPVLKEVGEAWHRGEVNVAQEHLATQFLRSRLQELLDLAGYPRGAPILVTTPPGERHELGAMLAAYYLRRRGFPALYLGPDTPLPDLEGLARELGAQAVVLSVLFPETLKALPEGSLRGLAPRVFLGGQGADAETARRLGAVYAPDLEALLKALEEGA from the coding sequence ATGACCCGGCCTGGGGTGTACAGCATCGCCGAGGTGGAGGCCATGACCGGCTTCTCCGCCGAGGTCCTTAGGCAGTGGGAGAGGCGCTACGGCTTCCCCAAGCCGGAAAGGACGCCGGGCGGGCACCGCCTTTACCGGGAGGAGGACGTGGAGGCCCTCAAGGTGATCCGTCGCTGGCTGGAGGAAGGGGCCAGTCCCCAGGTGGCCATCCGCCGCTACCTGGCGCAGGAGGCGCGGCCGGAAGGGCTTCCCCAGGAGCTCCTTTCCGCCCTCCTGGCGGCGGACCTGCCCCGGGCGGAGGCCCTCTTCCGCCGCTCGGTCAAGCTCTGGGGCCCCGAGGGGGCCCTGCGGGGGGCCTTGGTGCCGGTGTTGAAGGAGGTGGGGGAGGCCTGGCACCGGGGGGAGGTGAACGTGGCCCAGGAACACCTGGCGACCCAGTTCCTGCGCTCCCGCCTGCAAGAGCTCTTGGACCTGGCGGGTTACCCCCGGGGGGCCCCCATCCTGGTGACCACCCCCCCTGGGGAGCGGCACGAGCTCGGGGCCATGCTGGCCGCTTACTACCTGAGGCGGCGGGGGTTTCCGGCCCTGTACCTGGGGCCCGACACCCCCCTTCCGGACCTGGAGGGCCTCGCCCGGGAGCTGGGGGCCCAGGCGGTGGTGCTTTCCGTCCTGTTCCCAGAAACCCTCAAAGCCCTTCCCGAGGGCTCCCTGAGGGGCCTTGCCCCCAGGGTCTTCCTGGGCGGCCAGGGGGCGGATGCCGAGACCGCCCGTCGTCTTGGGGCGGTCTATGCGCCGGATCTGGAGGCCTTGCTCAAGGCGTTGGAGGAGGGAGCATGA
- a CDS encoding phytoene/squalene synthase family protein, whose translation MEPDWKPLVEIIRRHSTTFYLGSLLFPPTERKGAWAVYAACRLGDEAVDGPDGGFAALVAWWEGVERAYERRPREAWEKGLAWALERWPIPQEAFWDMRQGFERDLGPVRLETEAELLTYCYQVAGTVGRMIAPIAGGGKEVEAKAILLGQAMQLTNILRDVGEDLERGRVYLPQELLERYGVRLAHLEEGRVTPEYRALMAHLERRARELYREGLKGLPGLRVGRAAIALAALQYQGILDKLRLMGYDNLNQRAHLRAWERLRLLPRALRLSQTGLPATEA comes from the coding sequence ATGGAACCCGACTGGAAGCCCCTCGTGGAAATTATCCGCCGCCATTCCACCACCTTCTATCTGGGAAGCCTCCTCTTCCCTCCCACCGAGCGCAAGGGAGCCTGGGCGGTGTACGCCGCCTGCCGCCTGGGGGACGAGGCGGTGGACGGCCCCGACGGAGGCTTTGCGGCCCTAGTGGCCTGGTGGGAGGGAGTAGAGCGGGCCTACGAAAGGCGCCCGCGGGAGGCATGGGAGAAGGGCCTGGCCTGGGCCCTGGAGCGCTGGCCCATCCCCCAGGAGGCCTTCTGGGACATGCGCCAGGGCTTTGAGCGGGACCTGGGCCCCGTGCGCCTGGAAACGGAGGCGGAACTTCTCACCTACTGCTACCAGGTGGCGGGCACCGTGGGGCGGATGATCGCCCCCATCGCGGGCGGGGGGAAGGAGGTGGAGGCGAAGGCCATCCTCCTGGGCCAGGCCATGCAGCTCACCAACATCCTGCGGGACGTGGGGGAGGACCTGGAAAGGGGGCGGGTGTACCTGCCCCAGGAGCTTTTGGAGCGCTACGGGGTGCGCCTTGCCCACCTGGAAGAGGGCAGGGTCACCCCCGAGTACCGGGCCCTCATGGCCCACCTGGAGAGGCGGGCCCGGGAGCTCTACCGCGAGGGGCTGAAAGGCCTTCCGGGGCTAAGGGTGGGCCGGGCGGCCATCGCCTTGGCCGCCTTGCAGTACCAGGGCATCCTGGACAAGCTCCGGCTCATGGGCTACGACAACCTGAACCAGCGGGCCCACCTCAGGGCCTGGGAGCGCCTCCGCCTCCTCCCGCGGGCCCTGCGGCTTTCCCAAACCGGGCTTCCGGCTACGGAAGCCTGA
- the phr gene encoding deoxyribodipyrimidine photo-lyase: MYVVWHRADLRLADHPALLEALAQGPAVGLVVLDPNNLAQASPRRRAWFLANVRALRRAYRERGGALWVLQGLPWEKVPEAARALKAKGVYALRSYTPYGRHRDARVEEALPVPLHLLPAPHLIPPDLPRAYRVYTPFSRNLRGVDPPLPAPEALPRAPEEGEVPEEAAGVPLPEPGEEAAWRRLIRFLEEGLPRYHEERDRLDGAGGSRLSPYLTLGVLSPRQAAWEALRRGGEGARKWVAELLWRDFSYHLLYHFPGMREHPLDPRFASLPWQEDEELLSAWYLGKTGVPLVDAAMRELHATGFLSNRARMAVAQFAVKYLLLPWQKAEALFKNLLLDGDTPQNLQGWQWAGGLGVDAAPYFRVFNLVEQGKRHDPEGTWLRRWAPEYPSYEPQDPVVDLLEARRRYLDLAQKLVRG, encoded by the coding sequence ATGTACGTGGTTTGGCATCGGGCGGACCTGCGGCTTGCCGACCACCCAGCCCTCCTCGAGGCCCTGGCCCAGGGCCCAGCGGTGGGCCTGGTGGTGCTGGACCCCAACAACCTCGCCCAGGCGAGCCCCAGGAGGCGGGCGTGGTTTTTGGCCAACGTGCGGGCCCTGAGGCGGGCCTACCGGGAGCGGGGCGGGGCCCTTTGGGTGCTCCAGGGCCTCCCTTGGGAAAAGGTGCCCGAGGCGGCCCGGGCCCTCAAGGCCAAGGGGGTCTACGCCCTCAGGAGCTACACCCCCTATGGGCGCCACCGGGACGCCCGGGTGGAGGAGGCCCTCCCCGTCCCCCTCCACCTCCTTCCCGCCCCCCACCTCATCCCCCCGGACCTCCCCAGGGCCTACCGGGTCTACACCCCCTTCAGCCGGAACCTCCGGGGGGTGGACCCACCCCTCCCCGCCCCTGAGGCCCTGCCCCGGGCCCCGGAGGAAGGGGAGGTGCCGGAGGAGGCCGCCGGCGTGCCCCTGCCCGAGCCCGGGGAGGAGGCAGCCTGGAGGCGCCTCATCCGCTTCCTGGAGGAGGGGCTTCCCCGCTACCACGAGGAGCGGGACCGGCTGGACGGGGCGGGGGGGTCGCGGCTTTCCCCCTACCTCACCCTGGGGGTCCTCTCCCCCCGCCAGGCCGCCTGGGAGGCCCTCAGGCGGGGCGGGGAGGGGGCCAGGAAGTGGGTGGCGGAGCTCCTCTGGCGGGACTTTTCCTACCACCTCCTCTACCACTTCCCCGGGATGCGGGAACACCCCCTGGATCCCCGCTTCGCCTCGCTGCCCTGGCAGGAGGACGAGGAACTCCTTTCCGCCTGGTACTTGGGCAAGACGGGGGTGCCCCTGGTGGACGCCGCCATGCGGGAGCTCCACGCCACGGGCTTCCTCTCCAACCGGGCGCGGATGGCGGTGGCCCAGTTTGCCGTGAAGTACCTCCTCCTCCCCTGGCAGAAGGCGGAAGCCCTCTTCAAGAACCTCCTCCTGGACGGGGATACCCCGCAGAACCTCCAGGGCTGGCAGTGGGCGGGGGGCCTGGGGGTGGACGCCGCCCCCTACTTCCGGGTCTTCAACCTGGTGGAGCAGGGCAAGCGGCACGACCCAGAGGGGACCTGGCTCCGCCGCTGGGCGCCGGAGTACCCCTCCTATGAACCCCAGGACCCCGTGGTGGACCTCCTCGAGGCCCGCAGGCGCTACCTGGACCTCGCCCAAAAGCTGGTGCGAGGGTAG